From the genome of Hathewaya histolytica, one region includes:
- a CDS encoding cell wall hydrolase, whose protein sequence is MNTKKLILTFTLVLSFLVFTSPTTNALSANKQNEKKVVALNSYAEGKKLYNEKDNAKAVFNNNHQQLKVTDKDIYLMAQIVYGESRGEPYKGKVAVASVILNRARDSHFPKSIEGVIKQKGAFSCVQNGVINVVPTEECYSAVFEALKGNDPTNKALFFYNPKIATCGWMKNTKKSNEQSIGRHVFFIIN, encoded by the coding sequence ATGAATACCAAAAAATTAATATTAACATTTACACTAGTACTTAGTTTTTTAGTGTTTACTTCGCCAACTACCAATGCTTTAAGTGCAAATAAGCAAAATGAAAAGAAAGTAGTAGCACTTAATTCTTATGCAGAAGGTAAAAAGCTATACAATGAAAAAGATAATGCAAAAGCCGTATTCAATAACAATCATCAACAGCTCAAAGTTACGGATAAAGACATTTATCTTATGGCACAAATAGTTTATGGTGAAAGTAGAGGTGAACCTTATAAAGGTAAAGTTGCTGTCGCATCAGTAATTCTAAATAGGGCAAGAGATTCTCACTTTCCTAAATCCATAGAGGGTGTTATAAAACAAAAAGGTGCTTTTTCTTGTGTTCAAAATGGAGTAATAAATGTAGTTCCAACAGAAGAATGTTATTCAGCCGTATTTGAAGCACTTAAAGGTAATGATCCTACAAATAAAGCCCTATTTTTCTATAACCCTAAAATAGCTACTTGTGGCTGGATGAAAAATACTAAAAAATCTAATGAGCAATCTATTGGTAGACACGTTTTCTTTATAATTAACTAA
- the citX gene encoding citrate lyase holo-[acyl-carrier protein] synthase codes for MWRRLSLVIPHIRIMYSAEDVLNAREYRVSFQEDLIEEYKETLVVMRVNYPGIEKDNRLTRDIIGIMKEEVYKIFQADILFSKEDFTAEGPLVFWVIKGDSLKIKKTTVDIEETHILGRTLDIDVYNALGNSLSRSDIGYDKRVCFLCNEYAHLCVRSKKHNIKSIIDFIENRYEKYINMEKVHDDK; via the coding sequence TTGTGGAGAAGATTAAGTCTAGTAATTCCCCACATTAGGATTATGTATAGTGCAGAAGATGTTTTAAATGCAAGAGAGTATAGGGTTAGCTTTCAAGAAGATTTGATAGAAGAGTATAAAGAAACTCTAGTAGTTATGCGAGTGAATTATCCAGGAATAGAAAAAGATAATCGCCTTACAAGGGATATAATAGGCATAATGAAAGAGGAGGTTTATAAAATTTTTCAGGCAGATATATTGTTTAGTAAGGAAGACTTTACTGCAGAAGGTCCTTTGGTATTTTGGGTTATAAAAGGTGACAGCTTAAAAATAAAGAAAACAACGGTGGACATAGAGGAAACTCATATTTTGGGTAGAACTTTAGATATTGATGTTTACAATGCTCTTGGTAATTCTTTAAGCAGAAGTGATATAGGATATGATAAGAGAGTGTGTTTTTTATGTAATGAGTATGCTCATCTCTGTGTTAGAAGCAAGAAACATAATATAAAGAGTATTATAGATTTTATAGAAAATAGATATGAAAAATACATAAATATGGAGAAAGTTCATGATGATAAATAG
- a CDS encoding IS1182 family transposase — protein MLMHQKMILSEYGDIYDRIIPKDNMLRRIKEMVDFSFIYDELVSTYCNNNGRGAIDPIRMFKYLLLKTIFNISDVDVVERSKYDMSFKYFLDMAPEEDVINPSSLTKFRKLRLKDTNLMDMLISKTVEIALEKEIIKSKSIIVDSTHTKARYNQKTPREVLIEQSKKLRKSVYNIDESMKARFPNKVNNGLLEDEIEYCQKLISVIEKEEVISSYPAVKEKLNLLKETIEDDLEVLSFSKDADAKVGHKTADTSFFGYKTHIAMTEERIITAAVVTSGEKHDGKQLKSLIEKSEASGLNIENIIGDAAYSEKENIEYVNESEKNLIAKLSKSVSHGNKRQTKTKFEYNKDADMYACEAGHMSTKKTSTRPKKHAKDGLGTVISYFFDVKKCQCCPLKQGCYKEGAKTKSYSVSIKTNTHQKHIEFQETDFFKEKSKERYKIEAKNSEMKHRHGYDVASAAGLVGMQMQGALTIFAVNLKRILTLSNQ, from the coding sequence ATGTTAATGCATCAAAAGATGATATTAAGCGAATATGGTGATATATATGATAGGATTATCCCTAAAGATAATATGTTGAGAAGGATTAAAGAAATGGTAGATTTCTCATTCATCTACGATGAATTAGTTTCTACATATTGCAATAATAACGGTCGCGGAGCGATTGACCCAATAAGAATGTTTAAATATCTTTTACTAAAAACTATTTTCAATATTTCTGATGTAGATGTTGTTGAACGCTCTAAATATGATATGTCTTTTAAATATTTCTTAGATATGGCTCCGGAGGAGGATGTAATTAATCCAAGTTCTTTAACTAAATTTAGAAAGCTACGCTTAAAGGACACTAATCTAATGGACATGCTAATTTCTAAAACCGTAGAAATAGCATTGGAAAAGGAAATTATAAAATCAAAATCAATTATTGTTGATTCAACTCATACCAAAGCTAGATACAATCAAAAAACACCTAGGGAAGTTTTAATTGAACAATCTAAAAAACTTCGAAAGTCAGTTTATAACATTGATGAGTCAATGAAAGCAAGGTTTCCTAATAAAGTTAACAACGGTCTTCTTGAGGATGAAATAGAGTATTGTCAAAAACTTATATCAGTTATTGAAAAAGAAGAGGTCATTTCAAGTTATCCAGCTGTAAAAGAAAAATTAAATTTATTAAAAGAAACAATCGAAGATGATTTAGAGGTTTTGTCATTCTCTAAAGATGCTGACGCAAAAGTTGGACACAAAACTGCTGATACATCTTTCTTTGGGTATAAAACTCATATTGCAATGACTGAGGAACGTATTATTACTGCTGCTGTAGTTACTTCGGGAGAAAAACACGATGGAAAACAACTAAAATCACTTATTGAAAAGAGCGAAGCCTCTGGCTTAAACATAGAAAATATTATTGGAGATGCAGCTTATTCAGAAAAAGAAAATATAGAATATGTAAATGAAAGTGAAAAAAATCTAATTGCAAAGCTTAGTAAATCAGTATCTCATGGTAACAAAAGACAAACTAAAACGAAGTTTGAATATAATAAAGATGCAGATATGTATGCGTGTGAAGCTGGCCATATGAGTACTAAGAAAACTAGTACTAGACCTAAAAAACATGCCAAAGATGGACTAGGTACAGTAATTTCTTATTTTTTTGATGTTAAAAAGTGTCAGTGTTGCCCTTTAAAACAAGGGTGCTATAAAGAAGGTGCTAAAACTAAATCATACTCAGTTTCAATCAAAACGAATACGCATCAAAAACATATTGAATTTCAAGAAACTGATTTTTTTAAAGAAAAATCAAAAGAGAGATATAAAATTGAAGCTAAAAATAGTGAAATGAAACATAGACATGGGTATGATGTTGCGTCAGCCGCAGGTCTTGTTGGCATGCAAATGCAAGGTGCATTGACCATTTTTGCTGTAAACTTGAAGAGAATATTGACTCTAAGCAATCAGTAA
- a CDS encoding DUF4230 domain-containing protein: protein MILDTDKTGNIECKDIEKKRSFRERLKKRPKLNLTVTILCITILVVITFITGMKFNKVSKINTSTIAERVDKISEISTLKYNYSSVVALKDNLKLKDLPVPFTGKSFIVKYNGYIKFGTDLKSKTIKLSDNKKKVSITLPKCKVLDNVADTKNLMVYDEKYSIFNRYGAQDMINEIAKEQKRIENQIIKDGYIEKANEEVKTLMQGMLSDMGFEEISIVFN from the coding sequence ATGATTTTAGATACAGATAAAACAGGGAACATAGAATGTAAAGATATAGAGAAGAAGAGGAGTTTTAGGGAGAGACTAAAAAAAAGACCTAAGCTTAACCTTACTGTAACTATATTATGTATAACCATATTGGTAGTGATTACTTTTATAACTGGTATGAAATTTAATAAAGTAAGTAAAATAAATACATCTACCATTGCAGAAAGGGTGGATAAGATTTCAGAAATATCAACATTAAAATATAACTATTCTTCTGTTGTTGCATTAAAGGATAATTTAAAATTGAAAGATTTGCCTGTACCTTTTACAGGTAAATCCTTTATAGTAAAGTACAATGGATATATAAAGTTCGGTACAGATTTAAAAAGCAAAACTATAAAATTAAGTGATAATAAAAAGAAGGTAAGTATAACACTTCCTAAATGCAAAGTTCTAGATAATGTGGCTGACACTAAAAATTTAATGGTATATGATGAAAAATACTCCATATTTAATAGATATGGTGCACAAGATATGATAAATGAGATAGCAAAGGAACAAAAAAGAATAGAAAACCAAATTATCAAAGATGGTTATATAGAAAAAGCTAATGAAGAAGTTAAAACTTTAATGCAGGGAATGCTAAGTGATATGGGATTTGAAGAGATAAGTATTGTTTTTAATTAA
- a CDS encoding tetratricopeptide repeat protein: MSKANKVYKKVLNYYHKGHLEKAINLCESLGDDINSNNNLLNFNGILYYLKGDMNKARNLWNINYRNNKDEISRKYLADSIKDEEYATLYGEALHYIEGFQISKSIERLKLCKEKTNFNTINVNNELSKCYIKKADYKNALMCMDEVLKLDNKNEIALQNKQSLSDLGIIPKDSKLNIHKKKMYIPLVVILLFICSSLFYKFMLLPNNNIAKEKKNVEVSKEKHTIKNGEDIKKENSKIDKKRDDKNLEHEKANSNKKINTENSKEKAQNVNKKTSEHKKDSFPKENIKASIDGEKFDDLDQVLRNWKREELDVNDKMFFNEAIEFMNKGAGEYYYFKGRDLSKQGNFNEAIKYYSKGISYGVGKFPYEDGLYMLGVAYKKVGNTKEALKIYERYYTEYKEKNYVKNGSYLKDVLYYLRDTYKNLNDEKYRVFEKELKKLG, encoded by the coding sequence ATGAGTAAGGCTAATAAAGTTTATAAAAAAGTTTTAAATTATTATCATAAGGGACACTTGGAAAAAGCCATAAATCTTTGTGAGAGTTTAGGAGATGATATAAATTCAAATAATAATCTATTGAATTTTAATGGCATCTTATACTATTTAAAGGGAGATATGAATAAAGCTAGGAACCTTTGGAATATTAATTATAGAAATAATAAAGATGAAATATCAAGAAAGTATCTAGCAGATAGTATAAAAGATGAAGAGTATGCAACTTTATATGGAGAAGCTCTTCACTATATTGAAGGTTTTCAAATATCAAAATCCATAGAAAGACTTAAACTGTGCAAGGAGAAAACTAATTTTAATACTATAAATGTAAATAATGAACTCTCTAAATGTTATATAAAAAAAGCTGATTATAAAAACGCTCTCATGTGTATGGACGAGGTTTTGAAATTAGATAATAAGAATGAAATAGCTCTTCAAAATAAACAAAGTTTATCAGATTTAGGTATAATACCAAAGGATAGTAAGCTAAATATACATAAAAAAAAGATGTATATACCTTTAGTTGTAATTCTTTTATTTATATGTAGTAGTTTATTTTATAAATTTATGCTTTTACCCAATAATAACATAGCAAAAGAAAAAAAGAATGTAGAGGTTAGTAAAGAAAAGCATACTATAAAAAATGGAGAGGATATTAAAAAAGAAAATTCTAAGATAGATAAAAAAAGAGATGATAAAAATTTAGAACATGAAAAGGCAAACAGTAATAAAAAGATTAACACAGAAAATTCAAAAGAAAAAGCTCAGAATGTTAATAAGAAAACTAGTGAGCATAAGAAGGATTCATTTCCAAAGGAAAATATAAAAGCATCTATAGATGGTGAGAAGTTTGATGACCTAGATCAAGTTTTAAGAAATTGGAAAAGAGAAGAATTAGATGTAAACGATAAAATGTTTTTTAATGAAGCTATTGAGTTTATGAATAAGGGAGCAGGGGAGTATTATTACTTTAAAGGAAGAGATTTATCTAAACAAGGAAATTTTAATGAAGCTATTAAATATTATAGTAAAGGGATTTCTTATGGAGTAGGTAAATTTCCTTATGAGGATGGTCTTTATATGTTAGGAGTTGCATATAAAAAAGTAGGGAATACAAAAGAAGCACTGAAAATTTATGAGAGATACTACACAGAATATAAGGAAAAAAATTATGTTAAAAATGGCAGTTATCTTAAAGACGTTTTATATTATTTAAGAGATACCTACAAGAATTTAAATGATGAAAAATATAGGGTCTTTGAAAAAGAGTTAAAAAAACTAGGCTAA
- the citC gene encoding [citrate (pro-3S)-lyase] ligase has product MYEYSIEKVNLNNIEEVSEVREFLLSYDLGLDKDLDYTLVIRKGGNIKGTCSKAKSVLKCFAVSEELRGEGFSEKLITKLNDKLFEEGIYHSFIFTKPDNIPIFTGLGYSLIVEVNKVALLENGMYNIDKYLDKIAKKYNLNDKKQRSALVMNCNPFTFGHRYLIEQASKDAEEVLVFIVQEDKSLFPFNVRYNLVKEGVRDLGNVKVIEGGEYIISSATFPLYFLRKEEDILTAYTKLDSEIFLRYFCSRFNISKRFVGEEPYCKVTRAYNESLEENFRRYNKELIILERKEEEEEKISASKVRELIKHDKLEEVKNLVPRVTYEFLNSIEGREIVEKIKSSNSPH; this is encoded by the coding sequence ATGTATGAATATAGCATAGAAAAAGTAAATTTAAATAATATAGAAGAAGTTTCAGAGGTAAGAGAATTTTTACTTAGCTACGATTTAGGTTTAGATAAAGATTTAGATTACACATTAGTTATAAGAAAAGGTGGAAATATAAAAGGAACCTGTTCTAAGGCTAAAAGTGTATTAAAGTGTTTTGCAGTAAGCGAAGAATTAAGAGGAGAAGGTTTTAGTGAGAAACTAATAACTAAACTAAATGATAAATTATTCGAAGAAGGTATATATCATAGCTTTATTTTTACAAAGCCTGATAATATACCTATTTTTACAGGACTCGGATATTCTTTGATTGTAGAAGTAAATAAGGTTGCATTACTTGAAAATGGTATGTATAACATAGATAAATATTTAGACAAAATTGCTAAAAAGTATAATTTAAATGATAAAAAACAAAGAAGTGCTTTAGTTATGAATTGTAATCCCTTTACCTTTGGCCATAGATATTTAATAGAACAGGCATCTAAAGATGCTGAAGAGGTATTAGTGTTTATAGTTCAGGAAGATAAGTCTTTATTTCCTTTTAATGTGAGATACAATTTGGTAAAAGAGGGGGTACGAGATTTAGGAAATGTTAAGGTTATAGAAGGTGGAGAGTATATAATTTCTTCTGCAACATTCCCATTATATTTCTTAAGAAAAGAGGAGGATATACTAACTGCTTATACTAAGTTAGATAGTGAAATTTTCCTAAGATATTTTTGTAGTAGGTTTAACATAAGCAAAAGATTTGTTGGAGAAGAACCTTATTGTAAGGTTACTAGAGCTTATAATGAGTCATTAGAAGAGAACTTTAGAAGATATAATAAAGAACTTATTATACTTGAAAGAAAAGAAGAAGAAGAAGAAAAAATAAGTGCTTCAAAGGTTAGAGAACTAATAAAACATGATAAGCTAGAAGAGGTTAAAAACCTTGTTCCAAGGGTTACTTATGAGTTTTTAAACAGTATAGAGGGAAGGGAGATTGTGGAGAAGATTAAGTCTAGTAATTCCCCACATTAG
- the trxA gene encoding thioredoxin, giving the protein MLEVNGLNFDKEVLGEGKLVVADFWASWCNPCKMLMSILSEVSEEMGEKVKFVKINVEDNPQLAQKFNVKNLPTLMVFNEGELKDMMVGFKPKPQVKSFVQKNL; this is encoded by the coding sequence ATGTTAGAAGTAAATGGTTTAAATTTTGATAAGGAAGTATTAGGAGAAGGAAAGTTAGTGGTAGCTGACTTCTGGGCTTCTTGGTGTAACCCTTGTAAAATGTTGATGTCTATATTATCAGAAGTATCAGAAGAGATGGGTGAAAAAGTAAAGTTTGTTAAAATAAATGTAGAAGATAATCCACAATTAGCACAAAAGTTTAATGTAAAAAATTTACCTACACTTATGGTGTTTAATGAGGGTGAATTAAAGGATATGATGGTTGGATTTAAACCAAAACCACAGGTGAAAAGTTTTGTACAAAAGAATCTTTAA
- a CDS encoding NAD(P)/FAD-dependent oxidoreductase: protein MKRYDVAIIGSGPAGLEAAINLKRKNRNFIFFGTEELSEKLVRAREINNYLGFHKISGIALKDNFKNHIESLGIEITKERIDNIYNMGEYYTLMSGDTTYEAKAIIIAVGANYGKPLINEENLHGKGVSYCAKCDAPLYGESTVAVIGYGKYSEEEANYIANMGAKVHYIPMYKNFGDHILNENIEIIRTKATEIVGEEIIEAVVFEDNSRLNIEGVFILKEVSDYADLVPGIELENGFIKVDRNMKTNLDGCFAAGDCTGRPYRYIVAAAEGLIASSKVVEYLDSVE, encoded by the coding sequence ATGAAAAGATATGATGTAGCTATAATTGGTAGCGGGCCAGCAGGGTTAGAGGCTGCTATTAATTTAAAACGTAAGAATAGGAATTTTATATTCTTTGGTACAGAGGAACTAAGCGAGAAATTAGTGAGAGCTAGGGAAATAAACAATTATTTAGGTTTTCATAAAATATCAGGAATAGCTCTCAAAGATAATTTTAAGAATCATATAGAATCTTTAGGTATAGAAATAACTAAGGAAAGAATAGATAATATTTATAATATGGGTGAATATTATACCTTAATGAGTGGAGACACAACCTATGAAGCTAAAGCTATCATAATTGCTGTAGGAGCAAATTACGGCAAGCCCTTAATTAATGAAGAAAACTTACATGGTAAGGGTGTTAGCTATTGTGCTAAGTGTGATGCACCTTTATATGGAGAGAGTACTGTTGCTGTGATTGGTTATGGGAAATATTCAGAAGAAGAGGCTAATTATATTGCGAATATGGGTGCTAAAGTTCACTATATACCTATGTATAAGAATTTTGGAGATCATATATTAAATGAAAATATAGAAATAATTAGAACTAAAGCAACAGAAATAGTAGGTGAAGAAATAATAGAAGCTGTAGTTTTCGAAGATAATAGTAGGTTAAATATAGAAGGTGTATTTATTCTTAAAGAAGTGTCAGATTATGCTGATTTAGTTCCAGGAATAGAATTAGAGAATGGATTTATAAAAGTTGATAGAAATATGAAGACTAATTTAGATGGGTGCTTTGCAGCAGGAGATTGTACTGGAAGACCATATAGATATATAGTAGCTGCTGCAGAAGGGCTTATAGCATCTTCAAAGGTTGTAGAATATTTAGATTCTGTAGAATAA
- the cdaA gene encoding diadenylate cyclase CdaA, which yields MNTIENIRIFNILDIMVVSFIFYKTYNLIKETRAEQLLKGILFVFLLIPISGFFHLTTLNWILNETITIGVLTIVIIFQPEIRKALEHLGRSTFTDRHILEDEEIRNEVVGEIVSAVDNLSATRTGALIVIEQRTGIGEIINTGTKLDAVVSSALLENIFVVNTPLHDGATIIRDNRIVASGCFLPLTENNELNKKLGTRHRAAIGLSETSDAIVIVVSEETGIISIALNGRIIRNYDRDRLRGVLSKLIANRQPKKITLLERVKSWIKKEKEN from the coding sequence ATGAATACTATAGAAAACATAAGAATATTTAACATTCTAGATATTATGGTCGTTTCTTTTATATTTTATAAAACATATAATTTAATAAAAGAAACAAGAGCGGAACAATTATTAAAAGGAATACTTTTTGTTTTTTTATTAATACCTATAAGTGGATTTTTTCACCTAACGACTTTAAACTGGATATTAAACGAAACTATTACAATAGGTGTACTAACTATAGTAATTATCTTCCAGCCTGAGATTAGAAAAGCGCTTGAACACTTAGGAAGAAGTACTTTTACTGATAGACATATATTAGAGGACGAAGAAATTAGAAATGAGGTTGTAGGTGAGATAGTAAGTGCTGTTGATAATCTATCTGCAACTAGAACAGGGGCTTTAATTGTAATAGAGCAACGTACTGGTATTGGTGAGATAATTAATACAGGAACAAAGCTAGATGCTGTAGTATCGTCGGCTTTGCTTGAAAATATATTTGTTGTAAATACCCCTTTACATGATGGTGCTACCATTATAAGAGATAATAGAATAGTGGCTTCAGGGTGCTTTTTACCTCTTACTGAAAATAATGAATTAAATAAAAAGCTTGGCACTAGGCATAGGGCAGCTATAGGACTTTCAGAGACATCAGATGCTATAGTTATTGTTGTATCTGAGGAAACGGGTATCATTTCTATAGCTTTGAATGGTAGAATAATACGAAATTATGATAGAGATAGATTAAGAGGAGTTTTATCAAAATTAATAGCAAATAGACAGCCAAAGAAAATAACTTTATTGGAGAGGGTGAAGTCATGGATAAAGAAAGAAAAGGAAAATTAG
- the citG gene encoding triphosphoribosyl-dephospho-CoA synthase CitG, with protein sequence MMINREEIINSLGGFAELAMLYEISAYPKPGLVTPISNGAHKDMDYFTFLNSTSALTPYMYVFAEKGFNHKSPYEIFLSIRRIGIEAEKSMLCKTKGINTHKGMIFLMGITLAATAKTIYEKLPFESITEIIKSMTKGIVENELKINKENMIKENLTYGEKLYLKYGLKGIRGEVESGIPIVFNRALPLYEKSSSLNERERLVHTLICIMSYCEDTTVLHRKSIDTLYYMQERSRNIMSLGGVKTKSGRAEILKLDKEFCEMGISPGGAADLLAITVFISFVKEFIKEGVLYE encoded by the coding sequence ATGATGATAAATAGAGAAGAAATTATAAATAGTCTAGGTGGATTTGCAGAACTTGCTATGCTTTATGAGATTTCTGCATATCCTAAGCCAGGTCTTGTGACACCCATTTCTAATGGTGCACATAAGGATATGGATTACTTTACTTTTCTAAATAGCACTTCTGCGCTTACTCCTTATATGTATGTTTTTGCAGAGAAAGGATTTAATCATAAGAGTCCTTATGAGATTTTTCTTAGTATAAGAAGGATTGGGATAGAGGCAGAGAAAAGTATGCTATGTAAAACAAAGGGTATTAACACCCACAAGGGAATGATATTTTTAATGGGCATAACCTTAGCAGCTACTGCAAAGACTATATATGAAAAGTTACCTTTTGAAAGTATTACAGAGATTATAAAGAGCATGACAAAGGGAATTGTAGAGAATGAACTTAAAATAAACAAAGAAAATATGATAAAAGAGAATCTTACATATGGTGAAAAGCTCTACCTAAAGTACGGTCTAAAAGGAATAAGAGGGGAAGTTGAGAGTGGAATACCCATAGTATTTAATAGAGCCCTTCCGTTATATGAAAAATCTTCAAGCTTAAATGAACGAGAGAGGCTCGTACATACATTAATATGTATAATGTCATATTGTGAGGATACTACAGTTCTTCATAGAAAATCTATAGATACTCTTTATTATATGCAAGAAAGGTCAAGAAATATAATGAGTTTAGGTGGAGTTAAGACTAAAAGTGGACGAGCTGAGATTTTAAAATTAGATAAAGAGTTTTGTGAAATGGGAATAAGTCCAGGGGGAGCGGCAGACCTCCTAGCTATTACTGTATTTATTAGTTTTGTAAAGGAATTTATAAAAGAGGGAGTTTTATATGAGTAA
- a CDS encoding manganese efflux pump MntP, giving the protein MNLFSIFLVALGLAMDAFAVSITSGMLIPNLKKKHAAKIAFAFGFAQALMPLIGFIAGINFKDYIARIDHWIAFVLLGFLGVKMILEGREQCQEKEAFNPLKTKVLLMLSIATSIDALIIGISFAFLDVSITKAVLIIGIITFIICFIGVLIGKKCNCIFRSRAEYLGGAILILMGIKILFEHLDISLSSIISLFT; this is encoded by the coding sequence ATGAATCTCTTCTCCATATTTCTAGTTGCTCTTGGACTTGCCATGGATGCCTTTGCAGTCTCAATTACAAGTGGTATGCTAATTCCCAATTTAAAAAAGAAACATGCTGCAAAAATAGCTTTTGCCTTTGGATTTGCACAAGCTCTTATGCCTTTAATTGGATTTATTGCCGGAATTAACTTTAAGGATTATATTGCAAGAATAGACCATTGGATAGCTTTTGTACTTCTGGGGTTTTTAGGGGTTAAAATGATTTTAGAAGGTAGGGAACAGTGCCAGGAAAAAGAGGCGTTTAATCCTCTTAAAACTAAGGTACTATTGATGCTATCAATTGCTACTAGCATAGATGCTCTAATTATAGGAATTAGTTTCGCTTTCTTAGATGTGTCTATAACAAAAGCAGTTTTAATTATAGGTATAATTACCTTTATAATATGCTTTATAGGCGTACTCATAGGTAAGAAATGTAACTGTATATTTAGAAGCAGGGCAGAATACTTAGGTGGCGCTATATTAATTTTAATGGGAATAAAGATCCTCTTTGAACACTTAGATATTAGTTTATCTAGTATAATTAGTTTATTTACATAG
- a CDS encoding Y-family DNA polymerase translates to MRRQRLIFHIDVNSAFLSWTAVYLLKNGNEVDIRKIPSVIGGDPHNRRGVVLAKSEEAKKYNINTGETLFSAFRKCPNLRVESPYFDLYKRCSNAMINILEEYTPLIQRYSIDECFLDFSNMEHIYKDYYTVAKEISKRIYRELGFTVNIGIGDNKLLAKMASDFEKPNKIHTLFKSEIKDKMWPLPIEKLFMVGTVSAKKLKNVNINTIGDLASCDKEFIQYLLKSHGIILWEYAKGIDKSPIINRDEVDIKSISNSTTTPHDIITEEEAIKVILGISENVGRRIRQEGKKAFVISITLKNKDFISRGKQKMLVESTNCTETIFREACDLFKEFWIGEPLRLIGVGLSELTKDSIEQLSFFSYEGKNKTENLDKTMDTLRNKYGENSIKRSTLIK, encoded by the coding sequence ATGAGAAGGCAAAGATTAATTTTTCACATTGATGTAAATTCTGCTTTTTTGTCTTGGACTGCTGTATATTTATTGAAAAATGGCAATGAAGTAGATATTAGAAAAATTCCTTCAGTAATTGGGGGAGATCCTCATAATAGAAGAGGTGTGGTTCTTGCAAAATCAGAAGAAGCTAAGAAATATAATATAAACACAGGAGAAACTTTGTTTTCTGCTTTTCGAAAGTGTCCTAATCTTAGAGTGGAATCCCCTTATTTTGATCTATATAAAAGATGTAGTAATGCTATGATAAATATTTTAGAAGAATATACCCCTTTAATTCAAAGATACTCTATAGATGAATGTTTTTTAGATTTCAGTAATATGGAACATATATATAAAGATTATTATACTGTTGCAAAAGAAATAAGTAAGAGAATATACAGAGAACTTGGGTTCACGGTAAACATAGGTATAGGAGATAATAAGCTTTTAGCTAAAATGGCCTCTGATTTCGAAAAGCCAAATAAAATACATACATTATTTAAAAGTGAAATTAAAGACAAAATGTGGCCTCTTCCTATAGAAAAGTTATTTATGGTTGGCACAGTATCTGCAAAAAAGCTTAAGAATGTAAATATAAATACCATAGGGGATTTAGCGTCTTGTGATAAAGAATTTATTCAATATCTACTAAAGAGTCATGGTATTATCTTATGGGAGTATGCAAAAGGTATAGATAAGTCTCCTATAATTAATAGAGATGAAGTAGATATAAAAAGTATAAGTAATTCTACAACTACACCACATGACATAATTACTGAGGAAGAAGCTATCAAGGTAATATTAGGTATTTCAGAGAATGTAGGTAGGAGAATTAGACAAGAGGGAAAAAAGGCTTTTGTAATTTCTATAACTTTAAAAAATAAGGATTTTATTTCAAGGGGAAAACAAAAAATGTTAGTAGAGTCTACGAATTGTACGGAAACTATATTTAGAGAAGCTTGTGATCTATTCAAAGAATTTTGGATAGGAGAACCTTTAAGGCTTATTGGAGTTGGCTTAAGCGAACTTACTAAAGATTCTATAGAACAGCTTAGTTTTTTTAGTTATGAGGGAAAAAACAAAACAGAAAACTTAGATAAGACTATGGATACTCTTAGGAATAAGTATGGAGAAAATAGTATTAAAAGATCAACACTTATAAAGTAA